One Streptomyces sp. CNQ-509 DNA window includes the following coding sequences:
- a CDS encoding aldehyde dehydrogenase (NADP(+)) — MSAPVWSVDPRTGNRREQVATEATAEEVDKTVRAAHAAAPALAERAQRARFLRAAADLFDRHVDKVVECADAETALGPGRLSGELTRTTYQLRAFADIAEAGDFLDVRIDHADASLAPPRPDLRRWKVPLGVVAVYSASNFPLAFSVPGGDTASALAAGCPVVVKAHPDHPGTSELSAALLHRAAEKAGLPQEVVSVVHGFDAGVELVRHPVVAAAGFTGSVRGGRALFDAAVARPRPIPFHGELGSLNPVVVSAAAAAERAEEIGAGLAGSMTLGVGQFCTKPGLVLVPAGEAGDRLVTSLTAAVSDTEPGVMLDPRMREAFIAGVRERAELPGVESPVTPGANGEHTVSGGFLTVDAERLAGGGEYELLTEECFGPVTVIVRYEDVPQVSAVLARLPGNLTATAHLGAAEAGDADAGDGGAARLFAELTPLAGRILVDGWPTGVAVAPAQHHGGPYPATTSTSTSVGGTAIERWLRPVTYQNAPQALLPAELREDNPAGVPRTVDGVREN; from the coding sequence TTGTCCGCACCAGTCTGGAGCGTCGATCCCCGCACCGGTAACCGCCGGGAGCAGGTCGCCACCGAGGCGACCGCCGAGGAGGTCGACAAGACCGTACGCGCCGCGCACGCCGCCGCCCCGGCGCTCGCCGAACGCGCGCAGCGCGCCCGGTTTTTGCGGGCCGCGGCCGACCTCTTCGACCGGCACGTCGACAAGGTCGTCGAGTGCGCCGACGCCGAGACCGCCCTCGGGCCCGGCCGGCTCAGCGGCGAACTCACCCGCACGACCTACCAGTTGCGCGCCTTCGCCGACATCGCCGAGGCCGGCGACTTCCTCGACGTGCGCATCGACCATGCCGACGCATCCCTCGCCCCGCCGCGGCCCGACCTGCGCCGCTGGAAGGTGCCGCTCGGCGTCGTCGCCGTCTACTCCGCCTCGAACTTCCCGCTCGCCTTCTCCGTCCCCGGCGGCGACACCGCCAGCGCGCTCGCCGCCGGCTGCCCGGTCGTGGTCAAGGCCCACCCCGACCACCCGGGCACCTCCGAGCTGTCCGCGGCGCTGCTGCACCGCGCCGCCGAGAAGGCGGGGCTGCCGCAGGAGGTCGTCTCCGTCGTGCACGGCTTCGACGCGGGCGTGGAGCTGGTACGCCATCCCGTCGTCGCCGCCGCCGGGTTCACCGGCTCGGTGCGCGGCGGGCGGGCCCTCTTCGACGCCGCGGTGGCCCGCCCCCGGCCCATCCCGTTCCACGGCGAGCTGGGCAGCCTCAATCCCGTCGTCGTCAGCGCGGCGGCGGCCGCCGAGCGCGCCGAGGAGATCGGCGCGGGCCTCGCGGGGTCGATGACGCTGGGCGTCGGGCAGTTCTGCACCAAGCCCGGCCTGGTGCTGGTGCCGGCGGGCGAGGCCGGCGACCGGCTCGTCACCTCGCTCACGGCGGCGGTCAGCGACACCGAGCCGGGCGTGATGCTCGACCCGCGGATGCGGGAGGCGTTCATCGCGGGCGTACGGGAACGGGCGGAGCTGCCCGGCGTGGAGAGCCCCGTGACGCCGGGCGCGAACGGCGAGCACACCGTCAGCGGCGGCTTCCTCACCGTCGACGCCGAACGCCTCGCGGGCGGCGGGGAGTACGAGCTGCTGACGGAGGAGTGCTTCGGGCCCGTCACCGTCATCGTGCGGTACGAGGACGTGCCGCAGGTCTCCGCGGTGCTGGCCCGGCTGCCGGGCAACCTCACGGCGACCGCGCACCTGGGCGCGGCGGAGGCCGGGGACGCGGACGCCGGGGACGGCGGCGCGGCGCGGCTGTTCGCCGAACTGACGCCGCTCGCCGGGCGGATCCTCGTCGACGGCTGGCCCACGGGCGTCGCCGTCGCCCCCGCGCAGCACCACGGCGGCCCCTACCCGGCGACGACGTCGACCTCGACGTCCGTCGGCGGCACGGCGATCGAGCGCTGGCTGCGCCCGGTGACGTACCAGAACGCGCCCCAGGCGCTGCTCCCCGCCGAGCTGCGCGAGGACAACCCGGCAGGCGTGCCCCGCACGGTGGACGGCGTCCGGGAGAACTGA
- a CDS encoding IclR family transcriptional regulator: MGVADAGGGGQVKSAVRTVELLEYFAARPGMHSLGDVQHAVGYPKSSLYMLLRTLTELGWVETDATGTRYGIGVRALLVGTSYIDGDEVVAAARPTLDRLADDTTETIHLARLDGVNIVYLATRQSQHYLRPFTRVGRRLPAHATALGKALLATYPDEEIRKLLPESLAPLTEHTVTDRERLIEELHRVRERGYALDREESTLGLRCVGVAVPYRAPARDAISCSVPVARLTPAHEQGIRDALLDARDRLTLATRHL; the protein is encoded by the coding sequence ATGGGGGTCGCCGACGCCGGTGGGGGTGGACAGGTCAAGTCTGCCGTCCGCACCGTGGAACTGCTCGAGTATTTCGCGGCCAGACCCGGAATGCACAGCCTCGGTGACGTCCAGCATGCCGTCGGCTACCCCAAGTCCAGCCTCTACATGCTCCTTCGCACGCTCACGGAGCTGGGCTGGGTGGAGACCGACGCGACGGGCACACGGTACGGGATCGGGGTGCGGGCGCTGCTCGTCGGCACGTCGTACATCGACGGCGACGAGGTCGTGGCCGCCGCCCGGCCCACCCTCGACCGGCTCGCCGACGACACGACGGAGACGATCCACCTGGCGCGGCTGGACGGCGTGAACATCGTCTACCTCGCCACCCGCCAGTCCCAGCACTACCTGCGGCCGTTCACCCGCGTCGGCCGCCGGCTCCCGGCGCACGCGACGGCGCTGGGCAAGGCGCTGCTCGCGACGTACCCCGACGAGGAGATCCGCAAGCTGCTGCCCGAGTCGCTGGCGCCGCTCACCGAGCACACGGTCACGGACCGGGAGCGGCTGATCGAGGAGCTGCACCGGGTGCGCGAGCGCGGATACGCCCTGGACCGGGAGGAGTCGACGCTGGGGCTGCGCTGCGTGGGGGTCGCGGTCCCCTACCGGGCCCCGGCGCGGGACGCGATCAGTTGCTCGGTGCCGGTGGCGCGGCTGACGCCGGCGCACGAGCAGGGGATCCGCGACGCGCTGCTCGACGCGCGCGACCGGCTGACGCTGGCGACGCGGCACCTCTGA
- a CDS encoding LigA protein → MDVTDPHPSRTARALRLVAAVACLPYLSLKTAWIAGSTVGIPAGSELLEKRGTMAAVNSLTVLMDAAVIVLAFALTQPWGRRTPAWLVALPLWAATGLLAPIVVGFPLQAVIALFGGGSAGAGDGEPFLDEWVFTVVYTGFGVQALALGWLFALYVRDRWGHLLRGRLAGLPPSPTGPAQRVLAVLAAVVALLVAGLHLSWALGSTAGLSGHLVGQRSANLRVNEAIQVVFALAAAAGVVLVAHRPRPRTRLAAAVALGWTGGAALAAWSGWMLLASLVTENPVRGDRQPTQPMNLAYAGGMITGLLVLAVGATLLAERAAAVSAGGPRPAGRAVSAGGPGPRPPAVPASPTGPAGPARGPVPAGSPPPGRG, encoded by the coding sequence ATGGATGTCACCGACCCGCACCCCTCACGCACCGCCCGCGCGCTGCGCCTCGTCGCCGCCGTCGCCTGCCTGCCGTACCTGTCGCTGAAGACCGCGTGGATCGCCGGCAGCACGGTCGGCATCCCGGCGGGCAGCGAACTGCTGGAGAAGCGCGGCACCATGGCCGCCGTCAACTCCCTCACGGTCCTCATGGACGCGGCCGTCATCGTGCTGGCGTTCGCGCTGACGCAGCCGTGGGGCCGCCGGACCCCGGCGTGGCTGGTCGCGCTCCCGCTGTGGGCCGCCACCGGGCTGCTCGCGCCGATCGTGGTGGGCTTCCCGCTGCAGGCGGTGATCGCCCTCTTCGGCGGCGGGAGCGCCGGGGCGGGCGACGGGGAGCCGTTCCTGGACGAGTGGGTCTTCACCGTCGTGTACACCGGCTTCGGCGTGCAGGCGCTGGCGCTCGGCTGGCTGTTCGCGCTGTACGTACGCGACCGCTGGGGCCACCTGCTCCGCGGCCGGCTCGCCGGCCTGCCCCCGTCGCCCACCGGACCGGCGCAGCGCGTGCTCGCGGTGCTGGCCGCGGTCGTCGCGCTGCTGGTCGCGGGGCTGCACCTGAGCTGGGCGCTGGGGTCGACGGCGGGCCTGTCCGGGCACCTCGTCGGGCAGCGCTCCGCGAACCTCCGCGTGAACGAGGCGATCCAGGTCGTCTTCGCACTGGCCGCCGCCGCGGGCGTCGTCCTCGTCGCCCACCGCCCGCGCCCGCGCACCCGGCTGGCGGCGGCCGTGGCGCTGGGCTGGACCGGCGGGGCGGCGCTGGCGGCGTGGAGCGGCTGGATGCTGCTCGCGTCGCTGGTGACGGAGAACCCGGTACGGGGCGACAGGCAGCCGACCCAGCCGATGAACCTCGCCTACGCTGGCGGCATGATCACCGGCCTGCTGGTCCTCGCGGTGGGCGCCACGCTGCTCGCGGAGCGCGCGGCGGCGGTATCCGCGGGCGGCCCGCGGCCCGCCGGCCGCGCGGTGTCCGCCGGAGGCCCCGGTCCGCGGCCCCCCGCCGTGCCCGCCTCCCCCACCGGCCCCGCCGGCCCCGCGCGGGGCCCGGTACCCGCGGGCTCGCCGCCGCCCGGGCGGGGCTGA
- a CDS encoding response regulator transcription factor — translation MVLADDERMVRTALRAILSAEDDLAVVGEAATGAEAVSVVRRLEPDVVLMDVRMPEIDGIRATEQLLRTMPVPPRIIVVTTFENDSYVYDALRAGAAGFLLKRAGAADLVQAVRLVARTDSLLYPAAVRALAAAHARTRRTTALRARLTDREADVLRLMARGLTNAEIAARLDIGAATVKSHVAALLAKLGARDRTQAVIAAYESGFVTPG, via the coding sequence ATCGTCCTCGCGGACGACGAGCGGATGGTGCGCACCGCGCTCCGGGCCATCCTCTCCGCCGAGGACGACCTGGCGGTCGTCGGCGAAGCCGCCACCGGCGCCGAGGCGGTCTCCGTCGTACGCCGCCTGGAGCCCGACGTCGTGCTCATGGACGTACGCATGCCGGAGATCGACGGCATCCGCGCCACCGAACAGCTCCTGCGCACGATGCCCGTCCCGCCCCGCATCATCGTCGTCACGACCTTCGAGAACGACTCGTACGTCTACGACGCCCTCCGCGCCGGCGCCGCCGGCTTCCTCCTCAAGCGCGCGGGCGCCGCCGACCTGGTCCAGGCCGTACGCCTCGTGGCCCGCACCGACTCGCTCCTCTACCCCGCCGCCGTCCGCGCCCTGGCCGCCGCGCACGCCAGGACCCGCCGCACCACCGCGCTCCGCGCCCGGCTCACCGACCGCGAGGCCGACGTGCTGCGGCTGATGGCGCGGGGGCTGACGAACGCGGAGATCGCCGCCCGGCTGGACATCGGCGCAGCGACGGTGAAGTCGCATGTCGCCGCGCTGCTCGCCAAGCTGGGCGCCCGGGACCGTACGCAGGCGGTGATCGCCGCGTACGAATCGGGCTTCGTCACCCCGGGCTGA
- a CDS encoding bifunctional 2-polyprenyl-6-hydroxyphenol methylase/3-demethylubiquinol 3-O-methyltransferase UbiG, with protein MLHSEIWDDQAAQSYDTPGTGMFAPEVLGPTVDRLVELAGGGRALEFAVGTGRVAVPLAERGVPVSGIELSEPMIDRLRAKADEAAIPVVVGDMATARVPGEFQLVYLVFNTISNLLTQAEQVACFRNAARHLAPGGRFVVELWVPELRKLTPGQQAVVWESTTGYIGLDTYDVLRQQVVSHHFRFDAGAGHEARLFRSPHRYVWPAELDLMAELAGMTLESRHADWAGGEFTAESRSHVSVYRTAGPR; from the coding sequence ATGCTGCACAGTGAGATCTGGGACGACCAAGCCGCTCAGAGCTACGACACCCCCGGGACCGGCATGTTCGCACCGGAGGTGCTGGGGCCCACGGTGGACCGCCTGGTGGAGCTCGCCGGGGGCGGGCGGGCGCTGGAGTTCGCCGTCGGGACGGGGCGAGTGGCGGTGCCACTCGCCGAGCGCGGAGTCCCGGTCAGCGGCATCGAGCTGTCGGAGCCGATGATCGACCGGCTTCGCGCCAAAGCGGACGAGGCGGCCATCCCGGTCGTCGTCGGTGACATGGCGACCGCGCGGGTCCCGGGGGAGTTCCAGCTCGTCTACCTCGTCTTCAACACCATCTCCAACCTGCTCACGCAGGCCGAGCAGGTTGCCTGCTTCCGGAACGCCGCACGCCACCTTGCACCGGGCGGGCGGTTCGTCGTCGAGCTGTGGGTCCCCGAGCTCCGCAAGCTGACGCCGGGTCAGCAGGCCGTGGTCTGGGAGTCGACGACCGGCTATATCGGGCTCGACACCTACGACGTCCTGCGTCAGCAGGTCGTCTCGCACCACTTCCGGTTCGATGCGGGGGCCGGCCACGAGGCCCGGTTGTTCCGCAGCCCTCACCGGTACGTCTGGCCGGCTGAACTCGACCTGATGGCCGAGCTGGCCGGCATGACGCTGGAATCCAGGCACGCCGACTGGGCGGGAGGGGAATTCACCGCGGAGTCGCGTTCCCACGTCTCCGTCTACCGGACGGCGGGCCCGCGCTGA
- a CDS encoding sulfatase/phosphatase domain-containing protein: MAERGLAGNTIVVMTGDHGWPWPRAKANTYDAGTHVPLAIRWPGRAAPGTVIDRLTVLSDLVPTFLHAAGLPVPPAMTGQSLLPALSGTAAPREFVVLERERHSFAREGNLSYPIRALRTHRWLYIRNFFPERWPAGDPQPPSPDRGVFGDIDAGPTKTQLLENRHRPEFARAFRLATGKRPKEELYDLASDPHSLDDLADRPGRAAVRTRLRKQLQSWMLRTGDPRAVDPRTGFWDDVTSYG, from the coding sequence ATGGCGGAGCGCGGGCTCGCCGGGAACACCATCGTGGTGATGACCGGAGACCACGGCTGGCCCTGGCCGCGGGCCAAGGCCAACACCTACGACGCCGGTACCCACGTGCCGCTCGCGATCCGCTGGCCGGGCCGGGCCGCCCCGGGAACAGTGATCGATCGCCTGACGGTGCTGAGCGATCTCGTTCCCACCTTCCTGCACGCCGCCGGGCTGCCCGTGCCGCCGGCGATGACCGGGCAGTCGCTGCTGCCGGCGCTCTCGGGCACAGCCGCCCCGCGCGAGTTCGTCGTCCTCGAGCGCGAGCGGCACTCCTTCGCCCGGGAGGGGAATCTCTCGTACCCCATCCGCGCACTACGGACGCACAGGTGGCTGTACATCCGCAACTTCTTCCCGGAGCGCTGGCCCGCCGGCGACCCGCAGCCCCCCTCGCCCGACCGCGGGGTCTTCGGCGACATCGACGCGGGCCCCACCAAGACACAGCTCCTGGAGAACCGGCACCGGCCGGAATTCGCGCGGGCATTCCGGCTGGCCACCGGCAAGCGGCCGAAGGAGGAGCTCTACGACCTCGCATCCGATCCGCACAGTCTCGACGACCTCGCGGACCGTCCCGGACGTGCCGCGGTGAGGACCCGGCTCCGGAAGCAGTTGCAGAGCTGGATGCTCAGAACCGGGGACCCGCGCGCCGTCGACCCACGGACCGGCTTCTGGGACGACGTCACCTCCTACGGTTGA
- a CDS encoding NCS2 family permease: protein MSEQIADKSPSPAPGSGGLESFFRIRERGSTVGREIRGGLATFFTMAYILVLNPIILSGAEDKYGNQLDFGQLVTVTALVAAVMTVLMGVTANLPLALAAGLGINAVVAYQIAPLMTWPDAMGLIVLEGIIVCLLAATGVREAVMHAIPQPLKVAISVGIGMFIALIGFIDAGFATRIPDVADTTVPLQLGSTGSLSGWPVLVFCAGVLLTVSLLARGVKGAILISILAMTVVAIVINSVADVADETWGLTVPDWPGDVVEAPDFGLLGEFSFFGAFDEVSAVTVVLLVFTLFLTDFFDTMGTAVGVTSEAGLLDEQGRVPRLGRLLFVDGLATVFGGAASGSSSTSYIESAAGVGEGARTGLANLVTGGLFALALLFTPLALVVPSQAAAPALIAVGFLLMTQVRHVDWTRYEIAVPAFLTIAVMPFTYSITNGLGAGFIAYVLLQTVMGRARKVHPLMWAVSVLFVVYFAIEPIEDLLGV, encoded by the coding sequence GTGTCCGAGCAGATTGCCGACAAGTCCCCTTCGCCAGCGCCGGGTTCCGGAGGGCTGGAGAGTTTCTTCCGCATACGTGAGCGCGGGTCCACCGTCGGACGGGAGATACGCGGTGGACTCGCCACGTTCTTCACGATGGCGTACATCCTCGTGCTCAACCCGATCATCCTCAGCGGCGCCGAGGACAAATACGGCAACCAGCTCGACTTCGGTCAGCTCGTCACCGTCACCGCCCTCGTCGCCGCCGTGATGACCGTGCTCATGGGGGTGACCGCCAACCTCCCGCTCGCGCTCGCCGCCGGGCTCGGCATCAACGCCGTCGTCGCATACCAGATCGCCCCGCTCATGACCTGGCCCGACGCGATGGGGCTCATCGTGCTGGAGGGCATCATCGTCTGCCTCCTCGCCGCCACCGGCGTGCGCGAGGCCGTCATGCACGCCATCCCGCAGCCGCTGAAGGTCGCGATCAGCGTGGGCATCGGCATGTTCATCGCCCTCATCGGCTTCATCGACGCCGGCTTCGCCACCCGCATCCCGGACGTCGCCGACACCACCGTCCCGCTCCAGCTCGGCAGCACCGGGTCGCTCAGCGGCTGGCCGGTCCTCGTCTTCTGCGCCGGTGTGCTGCTCACGGTGTCGCTGCTCGCGCGGGGCGTGAAGGGCGCCATCCTCATCAGTATCCTGGCGATGACCGTCGTCGCCATCGTCATCAACTCCGTCGCCGACGTCGCCGACGAGACATGGGGCCTCACCGTCCCGGACTGGCCGGGCGACGTGGTCGAGGCGCCGGACTTCGGGCTGCTCGGGGAGTTCAGCTTCTTCGGCGCGTTCGACGAGGTCAGCGCGGTGACCGTGGTGCTGCTCGTCTTCACCCTCTTCCTCACCGACTTCTTCGACACCATGGGCACGGCGGTCGGCGTCACCAGTGAGGCCGGCCTCCTCGACGAGCAGGGCCGCGTCCCCCGCCTGGGCCGCCTCCTCTTCGTCGACGGCCTCGCCACCGTCTTCGGCGGCGCCGCCTCCGGCTCCTCCAGTACCAGCTACATCGAGTCCGCCGCGGGCGTCGGCGAAGGCGCCCGCACCGGCCTGGCCAACCTCGTCACCGGCGGCCTTTTCGCCCTGGCCCTCCTCTTCACCCCCCTGGCCCTGGTCGTCCCCTCCCAGGCGGCGGCACCCGCGCTGATCGCGGTCGGCTTCCTGCTGATGACGCAGGTACGCCATGTCGACTGGACCCGCTACGAGATCGCCGTCCCGGCGTTCCTCACGATCGCCGTCATGCCGTTCACGTACTCGATCACCAACGGCCTGGGCGCCGGCTTCATCGCGTACGTGCTCCTCCAGACGGTCATGGGCCGCGCCCGGAAGGTGCACCCGCTGATGTGGGCGGTGTCGGTGCTGTTCGTGGTCTACTTCGCGATCGAGCCGATCGAGGACCTGCTCGGGGTGTGA
- a CDS encoding polysaccharide lyase family 1 protein yields MRHLTRHAAGALACCAALLATAAGPAYGHDPARGTLPAGDGWASAAGGTTGGAAAGRENVRTVRTWDEFRAALAAGAGGPQIVRVAGTIDAGAAGCAAYEAPGYDFDRYLADYDPAVWGRDTPVSGPQEDARAASAANQAAAIEAYVPSDTTVVGVGRDAAIRGASLQLKDADNVIVRNLTLESPLDCFPQWDPTDGDRGAWNSEYDAAVVHNSTHVWLDHNTFTDGRHPDSSLPHHYGELYQRHDGELDVVRGADLVTVSWNVFEDHAKTLMIGNSDGAGATDRGRLRVTLHHNLFRAVGERAPRVRFGQVDAYNNHYVIAAESYAYSFGIGFESRLVAEKNSFRLPPGTGAGRILKKWSEAPLTAAHNTVNGVPTDLIAAHNAAHPDTPLQRDAGWTPTLRTRVDDPRAVAGVVVPRAGAGRVG; encoded by the coding sequence ATGCGTCACCTGACACGGCACGCGGCGGGTGCGCTCGCGTGCTGCGCGGCGCTGCTGGCCACGGCGGCCGGCCCCGCGTACGGGCACGACCCCGCCCGCGGCACCCTCCCCGCGGGCGACGGCTGGGCGTCGGCGGCCGGCGGCACGACGGGCGGCGCCGCGGCGGGCCGGGAGAACGTCCGCACGGTCCGTACCTGGGACGAATTCCGCGCCGCGCTCGCGGCGGGCGCCGGGGGGCCGCAGATCGTCCGCGTCGCCGGCACGATCGACGCCGGCGCGGCCGGCTGCGCCGCGTACGAGGCCCCCGGCTACGACTTCGACCGCTACCTCGCCGACTACGACCCCGCCGTCTGGGGCCGCGACACCCCGGTCAGCGGCCCCCAGGAGGACGCCCGCGCCGCCTCCGCCGCCAACCAGGCCGCCGCCATCGAGGCGTACGTCCCCTCCGACACCACCGTCGTCGGCGTCGGCCGCGACGCCGCCATCAGGGGCGCCAGCCTGCAGCTCAAGGACGCCGACAACGTCATCGTCCGCAACCTCACGCTGGAGAGCCCGCTCGACTGCTTCCCCCAGTGGGACCCCACGGACGGCGACCGCGGCGCCTGGAACTCCGAGTACGACGCGGCCGTGGTCCACAACTCCACCCATGTCTGGCTGGACCACAACACCTTCACCGACGGCCGGCACCCCGACAGTTCCCTGCCGCACCACTACGGCGAGCTGTACCAGCGGCACGACGGCGAACTCGACGTCGTGCGCGGGGCGGACCTGGTCACGGTCTCCTGGAACGTCTTCGAGGACCACGCCAAGACCCTGATGATCGGCAACAGCGACGGGGCGGGCGCAACGGACCGCGGCAGGCTGCGGGTGACGCTCCACCACAACCTGTTCCGCGCGGTGGGGGAGCGGGCGCCGCGGGTGCGCTTCGGGCAGGTGGACGCGTACAACAACCACTACGTGATCGCGGCGGAGTCGTACGCGTACTCCTTCGGCATCGGCTTCGAGTCGCGGCTGGTGGCGGAGAAGAACTCCTTCCGGCTGCCGCCGGGGACCGGCGCGGGCCGGATCCTGAAGAAGTGGAGCGAGGCACCGCTGACGGCGGCCCACAACACGGTCAACGGCGTCCCGACCGACCTCATCGCGGCCCACAACGCGGCCCACCCGGACACCCCGCTCCAGCGGGACGCCGGCTGGACGCCGACGCTGCGCACCCGGGTCGACGATCCGCGGGCGGTGGCGGGCGTGGTGGTGCCGCGGGCGGGAGCGGGCCGGGTCGGCTGA
- a CDS encoding sugar ABC transporter substrate-binding protein, translating into MTTTTPLRAAAAVCLAGALTLTAAACGDDGSTGGGSEGKGAGSITFWDNNGGVRTPVWKEIIADFEKAHPDIDVEYVPIPINDVQSKYDTAIAGGGLPDVGGVTTSYLANMVAQDALEPVGGRIEDGALKGVLAESMTESVRAAGGRGEEMYSVPTSANNGTLWYRTDLFEDAGLAPPTTWDAFYAAAEKLTDKENNAFGYTIRGGEGSIAQALDAMYGQSGITGFWDGEETTVNAPENVAALEKYVGLYGEVTPEADVNNDFVKMVAQFDNGDIGMLSHNLGSYQDHLKALGEGGFAGLPQPTGPGGKRVQVSNPVDGLGLFKSSDNKGAAWKFIEFAAAHEANSAWNEAAAQIPANTEAAGDPWVRESARDNAAFASLTDGSTEIVQLPYYLPDWNDISKTGNEPAFQKVLLGEMSAKEFLDGMADQLNEARAEWQEQQ; encoded by the coding sequence ATGACCACGACCACACCACTGAGAGCAGCCGCCGCCGTCTGCCTGGCGGGCGCGCTCACCCTCACCGCGGCCGCCTGCGGCGACGACGGCAGCACCGGCGGCGGCAGCGAGGGGAAGGGCGCGGGCTCGATCACCTTCTGGGACAACAACGGCGGTGTGCGCACGCCGGTGTGGAAGGAGATCATCGCGGACTTCGAGAAGGCGCACCCGGACATCGACGTCGAGTACGTGCCGATCCCGATCAACGACGTGCAGTCCAAGTACGACACCGCCATCGCCGGCGGCGGGCTGCCGGACGTCGGCGGCGTCACCACCTCGTACCTCGCGAACATGGTGGCGCAGGACGCGCTGGAACCCGTCGGCGGCCGGATCGAGGACGGCGCTCTGAAGGGGGTGCTGGCCGAGAGCATGACCGAGAGCGTCCGGGCCGCGGGCGGGCGGGGCGAGGAGATGTACTCCGTGCCGACCTCCGCCAACAACGGCACGCTGTGGTACCGCACGGACCTCTTCGAGGACGCCGGGCTCGCCCCGCCGACCACCTGGGACGCCTTCTACGCCGCCGCCGAGAAGCTGACCGACAAGGAGAACAACGCCTTCGGCTACACCATCCGCGGCGGCGAGGGCTCCATCGCGCAGGCGCTGGACGCGATGTACGGGCAGTCGGGGATCACCGGCTTCTGGGACGGCGAGGAGACGACGGTCAACGCGCCGGAGAACGTCGCGGCGCTGGAGAAGTACGTCGGGCTGTACGGGGAGGTCACGCCCGAAGCGGACGTGAACAACGACTTCGTGAAGATGGTCGCGCAGTTCGACAACGGCGACATCGGGATGCTGAGCCACAACCTCGGCTCGTACCAGGACCATCTGAAGGCCCTGGGCGAGGGCGGCTTCGCGGGCCTGCCGCAGCCGACGGGGCCCGGCGGGAAGCGGGTGCAGGTCTCGAACCCGGTCGACGGCCTGGGGCTGTTCAAGTCGAGTGACAACAAGGGCGCGGCCTGGAAGTTCATCGAGTTCGCCGCGGCGCACGAGGCCAACAGCGCGTGGAACGAGGCGGCGGCGCAGATCCCCGCCAACACGGAGGCGGCCGGGGACCCCTGGGTCAGGGAGTCGGCGCGGGACAACGCCGCCTTCGCGTCGCTGACGGACGGCAGCACGGAGATCGTCCAACTGCCGTACTACCTCCCGGACTGGAACGACATCAGCAAGACGGGGAACGAGCCGGCGTTCCAGAAGGTGCTCCTCGGCGAGATGTCCGCGAAGGAGTTCCTGGACGGGATGGCCGACCAGTTGAACGAGGCGCGGGCGGAGTGGCAGGAGCAGCAGTGA
- a CDS encoding PmoA family protein, producing the protein MTVPSRNRTGTDAATLLSCAGRRVGRYVHRPRLDARLSPRPYLHPLTTLAGVPVTELMPGDHPHHLGVSIAVPDVSGANFWGGRTFVRGRGPVEPADHGEQRHAGWLLRDPDGFVEELGWYAGGAEVLRERRAVAVAPAGDGAWALGVSFALTNVSGAPVSFGSPATNGRPGAGYGGYFWRAPRTERPPRVFTAAAEGEEAVHGRPARWLALASDAWTLVFAGATDATRRDPWFVRARDYPGVGSALAWSARVPLAPGASLTRRVVTAVADGRLDRTAAAALARRAVA; encoded by the coding sequence ATGACCGTCCCCTCCCGCAACCGCACCGGCACCGACGCCGCCACCCTGCTGAGCTGCGCGGGCCGCCGCGTCGGCCGCTACGTCCACCGCCCGCGGCTCGACGCCCGGCTCTCCCCGCGCCCGTACCTCCACCCGCTCACCACCCTGGCCGGGGTGCCGGTCACCGAGCTGATGCCCGGCGACCATCCGCACCACCTCGGCGTCAGCATCGCCGTCCCCGACGTCTCGGGCGCCAACTTCTGGGGCGGGCGCACCTTCGTCCGCGGCCGTGGCCCGGTCGAGCCGGCCGACCACGGCGAGCAGCGGCACGCCGGATGGCTGCTGCGCGACCCGGACGGCTTCGTCGAGGAACTGGGCTGGTACGCGGGCGGCGCCGAGGTGCTGCGCGAGCGCCGGGCGGTCGCGGTCGCCCCGGCGGGCGACGGGGCGTGGGCGCTGGGCGTGTCGTTCGCGCTCACCAACGTCTCGGGCGCGCCGGTCTCGTTCGGCAGCCCCGCCACCAACGGCCGCCCCGGTGCGGGCTACGGCGGCTACTTCTGGCGGGCCCCGCGCACGGAGCGCCCGCCGCGGGTCTTCACCGCGGCCGCCGAGGGCGAGGAGGCGGTGCACGGGCGGCCCGCGCGCTGGCTGGCGCTCGCCTCGGACGCCTGGACGCTGGTCTTCGCCGGCGCCACCGACGCCACCCGCCGCGACCCCTGGTTCGTCCGTGCCCGGGACTACCCCGGCGTCGGCTCCGCGCTCGCCTGGTCCGCGCGGGTGCCGCTGGCGCCGGGCGCGAGCCTGACGCGGCGGGTCGTCACGGCGGTGGCCGACGGACGGCTGGACCGGACGGCCGCGGCCGCGCTGGCGCGCAGGGCGGTGGCGTGA